The nucleotide sequence TGTGGAGGGCTGGAGCACTATCTACAAAGCTGGCTCGAGGCCTTAGGGTGGGTACGACTTCCAGGCCCTCCCCCGATGATCAGTCGGGGACTATCCCCCTCACGGGACGATAGTCGAGATACAAGGGTGGGTTAGCCGCATAGCGGCGTAACCCACCAGCGGCATCGCCCGTAACCCTGGCGTCCAGCCTGGTCGGTGGGTTACGCCTACGGCTAACCTACCCTACGAGTCATCGCCGCAGGCATCACCTGGCGGACCTGCACGTCTCAACACGTAGCTGGGACATAGCCAATTTATTCGCGATTGGGACTGCGCGAAGTTGCCGGTTTTCGCGGATAAATCCGCTCCTACAGGCCGCTTCCCGGATTTCATCCGGGCTACAGCGGGTAGGGCTCAATCGATCCCCAGTTTCTTCAGTCGATAACGCATTGAGCGGAAGGTCAGGCCCAAGCGTTGTGCTGCAGCAGTACGATTCCAGCGAGTTTCCTCGAGCGCTTGGGTGATCAATTTTCGCTCCAGGTCTTCGAGGTAATCCTCCAAGTTATCGATTTGCGCCAGGCTTGCTTCCCCGCCTTCCAAGGCACCGACGGATTCGGCCAGACGCAGATCGTGAACCTGGATCTGGTCGTCGTCGCACAGCGTATGGGCGCGTTCGAGCATGTTTTCCAGCTCGCGTACGTTGCCTGGGAAACGGTAGCTCTTGAGTTTTTCCTGGGCATCGGCAGTGAGTGTGGCGGGAGCTTGGCCGATGCCTTCGGCCAGCCGCTTGAGCATCACTTCGGCCAGGAGTGGAATGTCTTCGCGGCGTTCGCGCAGCGGTGGAACGCGCAGTTCGATGACATTGAGACGGTAGTAGAGGTCTTGGCGGAAACGGCCGGCGGCTACCTCGGCGGCGAGGTCTTTGTGCGTGGCGCAGAGGATGCGCACATCGACGATTTGTTCCTGTTGCCCGCCGACCGAGCGGATGGCTTTTTCCTGAATGGCGCGCAGCAGCTTCACCTGCATTGGCAAGGGCAGGTCGGCGACTTCATCGAGAAACAGGGTGCCGCCGTTGGCGGCCTGAAAGAGCCCTTGCTTGTCTTCGATGGCGCCGGTGAAGCTACCTTTCTTGTGGCCGAAGAATTCGCTTTCCATCAGTTCGGAAGGGATCGCGCCGCAGTTGACCGGCACGAAGGGCAATTCGGTGCGTGGGCCCTGTTCATGAATAAGCCGTGCCACTAACTCCTTGCCGCTACCCGACTCGCCGCTGATGTAAACGGGGGCCTGACTGCGCGCGAGTTTGAGGATCTGCTTGCGCAGGGCGCGCATCGGTGGCGAGTCGCCGAGCAGCCGGCTGTCGACGGGCAATTCCTCTTCGCCGGGCGCGCGTATACGTAGCGCGGTGGCGACCAGCTCGCGCAAACGACCGAGGTCGACCGGTTTGGTCAAGAAGTCGAACGCTCCGGCCTTGAGGGCATTGATCGCCGTATCCAGGCTGCCATAGGCGGTAATCATCGCCACTGGTACTTGCGGGTGCCGCTGCTGGATATGCTGGACCAGTTCGAGGCCGGTGCCGTCGGGCAGACGCATGTCGGTCAGGCACAGGTCGAAGGGTTCGCGCGCCAGCCACTCGCGGGCCTCCTTGACGTTGCGCGCACTGCGCGTATCCAGGCGCATGCGCCCGAGGGTGATTTCCAGCAGTTCGCGAATGTCGGGCTCGTCATCGACGATCAGGGCGCGTTGTCGGTTGGCCATGGTTCAGCTCAGCTTGCGTGGATGGGCGAAGGTAATGCGGAAACAGCTGCCGCCCACTTCGCGCGGTTTGTAATCGAGACGGGCCTGGTTGCTTTCGCACAGCTCGCGAGAAATATACAGGCCGAGACCGGTCCCTTTGTTTTCGGTGGTGTAGAACGGCTCGAAGATATGCTGCACCTGCTCGGGTGGTACACCGGGACCGTCATCCAGGACTTCGAGCACCGGCAGATCGCTTTCCGCGTCGCGAAACAGCTGCAGCCAGACTTGTCCATATGGATTGCGCTGGGCGCTGTAGCGCAAACCATTCTGCACCAGGTTGGTCAGTACCTGGGTTAGCTGGTGCGGGTCCATGCGGGTCTGCAGGGTGCCGGTGTCGGTTACTACATGCAGCTGCTGATTGTTCGGCAGCGCGCTACGAAACTCGCCGGCGAAACGGTGCAGCCAATATTTCAGATCCATTAGCTGCGGCTCGGCCTGGCGGCGGCGGGACAGCTGCAGGACGTTTTCGATCACCAGATTCATCCGTCGCGAATGGTCCTGAATGATCTGCGCCAGGCGTTGGTCCGGCCCCTGCAAGTCTTCCGACTCCTGCAGCAACTGTGCAGCATGGCTGATGGCGCCCAACGGATTGCGGATTTCATGGGCAATTCCAGCGGTCAAGCGACCGAGCGCGGCGAGTTTGAGTTGCTGCGCTTGCTGGGCGATTTGCGAGATGTCATCGAGAAACACCAGGGTATGTTGCTGCTCACCACGCTGCAGGGAGACGAAGCTGGGCTGCAGGGCTGGGCCATCGGCCTGCGTTTGTAGGCTGGCGGGACGCAAGGTTGGATTGTCGCACCACTGCTGCAGGCGTTTGACCAGCTCCGGGCAGTGCGGGTCGAGAGCCTGGCCAGTCAGTGCATCTTGGCCAAGCAGGCTGCGCGCGCCCTGGTTGGCAAGCAGCACGCGATGGTGGGTGTCAAGCACCAGAATGCCGGTGCGCATACGCTGCAAAATCTGCTCGTTGAGCGCTTCCAGGTTAGCGACGTCGGCGGCACGTTGGGCGGCAAGGCCTTCGCTGTATTGCAGGCGCTTAGTCAAACCTTGGACGAACAGTGCGGCGGCGAAACACAGCGCTCCCAGCGCACCCGCTTGCACGTATTGCGCGGAGGCAGCCGGACGGCTGAGGCTGAGATAAAAGGTGAGATAAATCAGGCCGATGGCTGCCATCGCCGCGATCAGCAGACCGATGCGCCCGCGCAGGAGAATGTTGGCGATCGCCACGGCGACAATCAACAGGTTGCCAATCCCGCTGGGCGTGCCGCCGGCCGCGTAGAACAGGCCGGACAGCGCGATCACATCGAGCAAGGCCAGAGTGAACACCGGCAACAGGTGTTTCGGCCGCTGCACCAGTGCCGCCACCAGCATGTTGAGGATCAGGTACAGCCAGCTGCCGTAGCTAAACAGTTGCGGGCTGGCCAACTCGAGTAGTTGATCGTCCAGCTCACTGGAGATCAGCAGCACCAACGCCAGGCCGATGGTCAGTCGGTAAAGGTTGTAGAGACGAAAAATCCGCTGGCCTTGATCGTTGCTCAGCTGCAGGGTCTCAGCGATCACCGGACGAAGAACCTTGAGTCAGGTGGGCTTGGGAGCAATACCAGCGAGACTCATGCTGCAAGGCCCGGTTTTGCGGGACATGCACGCCGCACTGGGCGCAGCGCACCATCGGCGTGGTGCCCGCTTCGGTATCGGCGCGGGGTGGCGTCGGGCGCTTGAAGTGGCGCCAGAGCCAGACGGCGACCGCGATCAGCACAATCCAGAACAACAAACGGCCCATAATGCGTTCTCTTTTATTGAGGTCGCAGTTTAGCCAAGGACACTCTGCGCGGACAGACGCGAATCCTTGGCCTGTGCGTTGTTTCTGCGTCAGACGATGCGGGACAATGGCGGTCTATGGCGCCCGGTGGCAAGCCGGGCGCGCAATCCTATTGATGGAGGCGGCGATGAGCCAAACCCTACGGGTCGTGATGGCCCAGTTGAATCTGCGTGTTGGCGATGTACATGGCAATGTCCAGCGCATCATCGAGGCGGCACAAAGCGCCCGCGATCAGTGGCAAGCGGATGTCATCGTGTTTCCTGAGCTGGCGCTGTGCGGCTATCCGCCCGAGGATCTGCTGCTTCGCTCGAGCATGCAGCGGCGCATCGAACAGGGCCTGCAGCGCCTGAAAAACGAAGTCAGCGGCATTTATATGGTGGTCGGCTACCCCTGGCTGGAGGGCGAGTTGCGCTACAACGCCTGCGCAGCCATAGCCGATGGCGAGGTACTGGTTACCTATTACAAACAGAAGTTGCCCAACTACCGGGTGTTCGATGAAAAGCGCTATTTCGCCTCGGGTAGCGACGCCTGTGTGGTGGATATCAAGGGCATTCCGGTTGCGCTGACCATCTGCGAAGACATCTGGTTCGCCGAGCCGATGCGCCAGGCTCAAGAGGCTGGCGCGCAGCTGATGCTGAGCTTGAACGCCTCGCCTTTCCATCTCGAAAAGCAGCGCGAACGCGAGGAAATGCTCGCCGAGCGCGCGGTCGAAGGCAGTATGCCGATTGTGTATGTGAACCAGGTCGGTGGTCAGGACGAGCTGGTGTTCGATGGCGGCAGCTGCGTGATGACGGTCGACGGACAGGTCAGCCAGCGCGCACCGGCCTTTACCGAAGGGCTGTATCCGGTCGATTTCCAGTGTGCCGAGGGACGTGTGCAGCCCCGCCCAGCGAACTGTGCGGCGCTGCCGGAATTGGAGGCTAGCGTCTATCAGGCACTGGTGGTTGGCGTGCGCGACTATGTGCAGAAGAACGGTTTCAAAGGGGTGGTGCTGGGGCTGTCGGGCGGCATCGACTCGGCGTTGACCCTGGCGGTCGCGGTCGATGCGCTTGGGGCAGAGCGGGTCGAGGCGGTGATGATGCCGTTCCGCTACACCGCCCAGATCAGCCTGGAGGACGCCGAAGCCGAGGCTCGGGCGCTGAACGTCACTTACCGCGTGCTGCCGATTGCGCCGATGGTCGAGGCCTTTCTCGAGACGCTGGCGCCGGTCTTTTCCGGGCTGGGGCGCGATACCACCGAAGAGAACCTGCAAGCTCGCTGCCGCGGCACCACCTTGATGGCCATCTCCAATAAGAAGGGCTATCTGGTGCTGACCACCGGCAACAAGAGTGAAATGGCCGTGGGTTACGCCACGCTTTATGGCGACATGGCAGGCGGCTTCGATGTCCTCAAGGATGTACCGAAGACCTTGGTGTTCCGTCTCTGCGAGTATCGCAACAGCTTAGGCATGGTGATTCCGCAGCGGGTCATCGACCGGCCACCGTCGGCCGAACTGGCTCCGGATCAGAAAGACGAAGACTCGCTGCCGCCGTATCCGGTGCTCGATGAGATCCTCAAGCTGTATGTCGAATATGACCTGTCGGCCAACGCCATCATCGCCGAGGGCTTCGATGAAGATACGGTGCGGCGCGTGCTGCGGCTGGTCGATCTCAACGAGTACAAGCGTCGTCAGGCAGCGGTCGGCGTGCGCGTGACGCAGCGCGGTTTCGGTCGTGATCGGCGCTATCCGATCACTTCCGGCTGGCGTATCGGCGATTGAGCGGCATGTTCAAGCAATAAGTCCGGCAATAAAAAAGGGAGGCCCGCAGGCCTCCCTTTTTCGTAACGGCAATCTTCAGTCAAAGATCCCGAAGGTCATGTAGCTGAACCAGGAGCGGTCGTTGTTGTTGCCTTCGGCTTCATGCTGCTCTTCCTGGGCGGCGTCCTGGTTCTCAGGCAGCAGGTCTTCCGGAATGGCTTCTTCGGCGTCTTCGTACTGTTTGATCACGTCCTGGCTGGCGCGGGTTTCGCCCGGCGGCAGTGGCGTGTCGGTTTCGATCAGGCCCAGTGTGGCCTTACTCAGCCAGGAACGGTTATCGCTGTCATCCTTCTCACGGGCGACGAACTGGCCGTCGACCAGGCTCGGATGGTCGGGATAGTTGAGCTTGAGGGTTTCCAGGCTGGTGGTGGCCAGATCATCGAGGTGCAGGTGTTGGTACGCCTCGGTCATGATCGCCAGGCCATCGCCGACGGCTGGGGTTTCCTGGAAGTTTTCCACCACGTAGCGGCCACGGTTGGCGGCGGCGACATAGGCCTGACGCTTCAGATAATAGTGGCCGACATGCACTTCGTAGGCGGCCAGCAGGTTGCGCAGGTAGACCATGCGCTGCTTGGCGTCCGGCGCGTAGCGGCTGTTCGGGTAGCGCGTGGTGAGCTGGGCGAATTCGTTGAACGAATCACGCGCTGCGCCTGGATCGCGCTTGGTCATGTCCAGTGGCAGGAAGCGAGCCAGCAGGCCGCGGTCCTGGTCGAACGAGGCCAGACCCTTGAGGTAATAGGCGTAATCGACGTTCGGATGTTGCGGATGCAGGCGGATAAAACGCTCGGCAGCGGACTTGGCCGCTTCTGGCTCGATGTTCTTGTAGTAGGCGTAGATCAATTCGAGCTGCGCCTGTTCGGCGTAGCGGCCGAAGGGATAGCGCGACTCCAGGGCTTTCAGCTTGTTGACAGCGCTGGTGTAGCTCTTATTGTCCAG is from Pseudomonas sp. LS44 and encodes:
- a CDS encoding envelope stress response protein PspG; its protein translation is MGRLLFWIVLIAVAVWLWRHFKRPTPPRADTEAGTTPMVRCAQCGVHVPQNRALQHESRWYCSQAHLTQGSSSGDR
- a CDS encoding sigma-54 dependent transcriptional regulator, which produces MANRQRALIVDDEPDIRELLEITLGRMRLDTRSARNVKEAREWLAREPFDLCLTDMRLPDGTGLELVQHIQQRHPQVPVAMITAYGSLDTAINALKAGAFDFLTKPVDLGRLRELVATALRIRAPGEEELPVDSRLLGDSPPMRALRKQILKLARSQAPVYISGESGSGKELVARLIHEQGPRTELPFVPVNCGAIPSELMESEFFGHKKGSFTGAIEDKQGLFQAANGGTLFLDEVADLPLPMQVKLLRAIQEKAIRSVGGQQEQIVDVRILCATHKDLAAEVAAGRFRQDLYYRLNVIELRVPPLRERREDIPLLAEVMLKRLAEGIGQAPATLTADAQEKLKSYRFPGNVRELENMLERAHTLCDDDQIQVHDLRLAESVGALEGGEASLAQIDNLEDYLEDLERKLITQALEETRWNRTAAAQRLGLTFRSMRYRLKKLGID
- a CDS encoding PAS domain-containing sensor histidine kinase is translated as MIAETLQLSNDQGQRIFRLYNLYRLTIGLALVLLISSELDDQLLELASPQLFSYGSWLYLILNMLVAALVQRPKHLLPVFTLALLDVIALSGLFYAAGGTPSGIGNLLIVAVAIANILLRGRIGLLIAAMAAIGLIYLTFYLSLSRPAASAQYVQAGALGALCFAAALFVQGLTKRLQYSEGLAAQRAADVANLEALNEQILQRMRTGILVLDTHHRVLLANQGARSLLGQDALTGQALDPHCPELVKRLQQWCDNPTLRPASLQTQADGPALQPSFVSLQRGEQQHTLVFLDDISQIAQQAQQLKLAALGRLTAGIAHEIRNPLGAISHAAQLLQESEDLQGPDQRLAQIIQDHSRRMNLVIENVLQLSRRRQAEPQLMDLKYWLHRFAGEFRSALPNNQQLHVVTDTGTLQTRMDPHQLTQVLTNLVQNGLRYSAQRNPYGQVWLQLFRDAESDLPVLEVLDDGPGVPPEQVQHIFEPFYTTENKGTGLGLYISRELCESNQARLDYKPREVGGSCFRITFAHPRKLS
- a CDS encoding NAD+ synthase — translated: MSQTLRVVMAQLNLRVGDVHGNVQRIIEAAQSARDQWQADVIVFPELALCGYPPEDLLLRSSMQRRIEQGLQRLKNEVSGIYMVVGYPWLEGELRYNACAAIADGEVLVTYYKQKLPNYRVFDEKRYFASGSDACVVDIKGIPVALTICEDIWFAEPMRQAQEAGAQLMLSLNASPFHLEKQREREEMLAERAVEGSMPIVYVNQVGGQDELVFDGGSCVMTVDGQVSQRAPAFTEGLYPVDFQCAEGRVQPRPANCAALPELEASVYQALVVGVRDYVQKNGFKGVVLGLSGGIDSALTLAVAVDALGAERVEAVMMPFRYTAQISLEDAEAEARALNVTYRVLPIAPMVEAFLETLAPVFSGLGRDTTEENLQARCRGTTLMAISNKKGYLVLTTGNKSEMAVGYATLYGDMAGGFDVLKDVPKTLVFRLCEYRNSLGMVIPQRVIDRPPSAELAPDQKDEDSLPPYPVLDEILKLYVEYDLSANAIIAEGFDEDTVRRVLRLVDLNEYKRRQAAVGVRVTQRGFGRDRRYPITSGWRIGD
- a CDS encoding outer membrane protein assembly factor BamD; the encoded protein is MQVKHLLLIAILALNVACSSNNTVDENLSEAELYQQAQADLDNKSYTSAVNKLKALESRYPFGRYAEQAQLELIYAYYKNIEPEAAKSAAERFIRLHPQHPNVDYAYYLKGLASFDQDRGLLARFLPLDMTKRDPGAARDSFNEFAQLTTRYPNSRYAPDAKQRMVYLRNLLAAYEVHVGHYYLKRQAYVAAANRGRYVVENFQETPAVGDGLAIMTEAYQHLHLDDLATTSLETLKLNYPDHPSLVDGQFVAREKDDSDNRSWLSKATLGLIETDTPLPPGETRASQDVIKQYEDAEEAIPEDLLPENQDAAQEEQHEAEGNNNDRSWFSYMTFGIFD